One Glaciihabitans arcticus DNA window includes the following coding sequences:
- a CDS encoding DUF3710 domain-containing protein, translating to MNDSTETDLELPDEQPDAKSAPLDRATAGPLDESEANAVRPYVDLGGVKIVPRPDLQLRLEVEEGSKRVVAVGLDYAGSTLQVQPFAAPRGAGLWHEIRAQIVEQIQKQGGSTRITEGPFGPEVLAQIPVTTGPQTGTNRLARFVGVDGPRWFLRGVIAGEGAVDADAAAKIEDLFRSIVVVRGNTPMPPRDLIPLHMPAASGAATEMPTL from the coding sequence GTGAACGACTCGACCGAGACCGACCTCGAACTTCCCGATGAGCAGCCCGACGCCAAGTCCGCACCGCTCGACCGTGCGACGGCGGGACCGCTCGATGAGAGCGAGGCGAACGCCGTTCGCCCCTACGTCGACCTCGGTGGCGTCAAGATCGTTCCGCGCCCCGACCTGCAGCTGCGACTCGAGGTCGAAGAAGGCAGCAAGCGCGTCGTCGCGGTTGGCCTCGACTATGCCGGGTCAACACTGCAGGTGCAGCCCTTCGCCGCACCGCGCGGTGCCGGACTCTGGCATGAGATCCGCGCACAGATCGTCGAGCAGATCCAGAAGCAGGGCGGATCGACCCGCATCACCGAAGGACCGTTCGGACCCGAGGTGCTTGCGCAGATCCCGGTGACCACCGGACCGCAGACCGGTACCAATCGTCTCGCCCGCTTCGTCGGGGTGGACGGCCCGCGCTGGTTCCTCCGCGGCGTCATCGCCGGCGAAGGCGCCGTGGACGCGGATGCCGCAGCGAAGATCGAGGACCTGTTCCGCTCCATCGTCGTGGTTCGTGGCAACACGCCGATGCCCCCGCGCGACCTGATCCCGCTGCACATGCCCGCAGCGTCGGGTGCGGCCACCGAGATGCCCACCCTCTAG
- a CDS encoding alkaline phosphatase family protein, with protein MPSCLAAISGGDNRLGLPRADRAIVVLVDGLGAAALKARAGHARTLMAPLTKSSIIDSGFPTTTASALATLTTGTLPGQHGLVGFTVLDTVNDRLLKQLSGWDSSLDPVAWQPMPTVFETAIAAGLDAVVIAPERYRDSGFTHGVLRGAAYVGASSITDRVDEALAWAATGARGIAYLYIPELDMAGHAHGWESSEWISTLESVDAAIRTLEQSLAPGDGLLVTADHGVLDIPEHGHIHVDGTPALLDGVRFLAGEPRCLQVHFEKDALSAVRESTLAAWRAEESDRAWVATRDDAIAANWFGEVRAEVAPRIGDILVAARKDVAYYDSRLIKPGSHGMIGQHGSFSPAETKIPVLRYGAFSRI; from the coding sequence ATGCCATCGTGTCTCGCGGCAATTTCCGGAGGCGACAACCGCCTGGGTCTGCCGCGCGCCGACCGGGCGATCGTGGTGCTCGTCGACGGACTCGGGGCGGCAGCGCTCAAGGCCCGCGCCGGCCACGCCCGCACGCTTATGGCGCCCCTGACGAAGTCGTCGATCATCGACTCGGGATTCCCGACCACAACGGCCTCGGCGCTCGCGACGCTCACAACCGGGACCCTCCCCGGCCAGCACGGGCTGGTCGGATTCACCGTGCTCGACACGGTGAACGACCGCCTTCTTAAGCAGCTCTCCGGCTGGGACTCTTCGCTGGACCCCGTCGCGTGGCAGCCGATGCCCACCGTCTTCGAGACGGCAATCGCCGCGGGTCTAGACGCGGTCGTCATCGCGCCCGAGCGTTATCGGGACTCCGGATTCACACACGGCGTGCTCCGTGGAGCAGCGTACGTAGGCGCCTCGAGCATCACTGACCGCGTCGACGAGGCCCTGGCCTGGGCAGCGACGGGTGCGCGGGGAATCGCGTACCTCTATATCCCCGAGCTGGACATGGCCGGCCACGCGCACGGCTGGGAGTCGAGCGAGTGGATCAGCACGCTCGAGAGCGTTGATGCCGCGATCCGTACGCTCGAGCAGTCGCTCGCGCCCGGCGATGGCCTGCTGGTGACCGCCGACCACGGGGTGCTCGACATCCCGGAGCACGGCCACATCCACGTCGACGGCACCCCAGCGCTGCTCGACGGCGTGCGGTTCCTCGCGGGGGAGCCGCGCTGCCTCCAGGTGCACTTCGAGAAGGACGCGTTATCCGCCGTGCGCGAATCGACTCTCGCCGCATGGCGCGCCGAGGAGAGCGACCGCGCGTGGGTTGCGACCCGGGATGACGCCATTGCCGCGAACTGGTTCGGCGAGGTGCGAGCCGAGGTGGCACCGCGCATCGGGGACATCCTCGTGGCGGCGCGCAAGGATGTCGCGTACTACGACTCCCGGCTCATCAAGCCCGGCAGCCACGGCATGATCGGCCAGCACGGCTCGTTCTCACCCGCGGAGACGAAGATCCCCGTGTTGCGATACGGAGCGTTTAGCCGTATCTAG
- a CDS encoding DUF3159 domain-containing protein, whose product MSTPGDPQPGDKQPEEAEPSFSDQLSAAMRQSAFGKVDPTEAPTFTGLLSIVGGIRGLVESFLPGLVFLVMFSITKNLPLSLALPIAVAIGLIIGRAVNRLPLTPAISGAIGIALTAALSLLTNSAGNNFLPGIIINAGVILVLVISLLVGWPFVGVIVGLLMADHPGWRDDVVKKRAFVLATIIWIVPSVIRVAIQLPLYIADLPEWLAGTKLITGLPLYAAALWLTWMLVRRVYPGAEPEKDLEQPE is encoded by the coding sequence ATGAGCACACCAGGCGATCCACAACCGGGCGACAAGCAGCCGGAGGAGGCCGAGCCGAGCTTCTCCGACCAGCTCTCCGCAGCCATGCGCCAGTCGGCGTTCGGCAAGGTCGACCCGACCGAGGCGCCGACGTTCACCGGCCTGCTGTCGATCGTCGGCGGGATTCGCGGGCTCGTCGAGTCCTTCCTGCCCGGCCTCGTCTTCCTCGTGATGTTCTCGATCACGAAGAACCTGCCGCTTTCGCTCGCCCTGCCCATCGCCGTCGCGATCGGGCTCATCATCGGCCGGGCGGTCAACCGCCTGCCGCTGACCCCGGCCATCTCCGGCGCCATCGGCATCGCGCTGACAGCGGCGCTCTCGCTGCTCACGAACAGCGCGGGCAACAACTTCCTCCCCGGGATCATCATCAACGCGGGCGTCATCCTCGTTCTCGTCATCAGTCTGCTGGTCGGCTGGCCCTTCGTCGGCGTGATCGTGGGATTGCTCATGGCCGACCACCCCGGCTGGCGCGACGACGTGGTCAAGAAGCGCGCCTTCGTGCTCGCGACCATCATCTGGATCGTGCCCTCGGTCATTCGCGTTGCGATCCAGCTGCCGCTGTATATCGCCGACCTGCCGGAGTGGCTCGCCGGAACCAAGCTCATCACCGGCCTGCCGCTCTATGCCGCGGCGCTCTGGCTGACCTGGATGCTCGTGCGTCGCGTGTACCCGGGCGCAGAGCCGGAGAAGGATCTCGAGCAGCCCGAATAG
- a CDS encoding DNA gyrase/topoisomerase IV subunit A, with product MTTPAIPPATGSNATAEGEHIEEVDVSTEMQGSFLEYAYSVIYSRALPDARDGLKPVQRRILYQMAEMGLRPDRGHVKSARVVGEVMGKLHPHGDASIYDAMVRLTQDFILRVPLIDGHGNFGSLDDGPAAPRYTEARLHATALAMTENLDEDVVDFVPNYDNQLTQPSVLPAAFPNLLVNGASGIAVGMATNMAPHNLIEVIGAARHLLQHPSATLEDLMEFVPGPDLPTGGTISGLDGIKDAYANGRGAFKTRARVTVESISARKQGLIVTELPYMVGAEKVIEKIKDGVGSKKLNGISDVTDLTDRKHGLRLVIGIKTGFSPEAVLEQLYRFTPLEDSFNINNVALVDGGPRTLGLKELLQVYVDHRLSVVTRRSRYRLARRLERLHLVEGLLIAILDIDEVIQVIRQSDDSEQARTRLIDVFDLSQIQAEYILELRLRRLTKFSRIELEKEQEQLKAEIAELEAILADPARVRTLVSDELEDVSDRFGTPRRTLLTEARASVAMSSSRSKVAPILEIADTPCRVVLSTTGRAIRIDIAEDQDVRTSDGSALAARRRSKHDAIQSSLVTTSRSEIGAVTNLGRLIRFTAVDLPNVPGNSIQLGAGARISDYLALANKKERVLGLVALDGDSPIALGTRQGVVKRLAMGGFPSKPDFEVIALKPGDEVVGVSQGADSAELVFITSDAQLLHFSAGAVRPQGASAGGMAGINLGAKAAVVFFGALDPEAENIVATVSSSTETIAGVDPGRAKVSALGEFPGKGRATGGVRAHSFLKGEDVLALAWAGPAPALAVGTDGSARTLPESGAKRDASGTVLDGVIGSIGVSL from the coding sequence ATGACTACTCCCGCCATTCCCCCTGCCACAGGTTCGAACGCCACCGCTGAAGGCGAACACATCGAAGAGGTCGATGTCTCGACCGAGATGCAGGGTTCGTTCCTCGAGTACGCCTACTCGGTCATCTACTCGCGCGCGCTGCCCGACGCCCGCGACGGACTCAAGCCCGTGCAGCGGCGCATCCTGTACCAGATGGCGGAAATGGGCCTGCGTCCCGATCGCGGGCACGTGAAGTCGGCGCGCGTCGTCGGCGAGGTCATGGGAAAACTCCACCCGCACGGCGACGCGTCCATCTACGACGCGATGGTGCGCCTCACCCAGGACTTCATCCTGCGCGTGCCGCTCATCGACGGGCACGGCAACTTCGGATCGCTGGATGACGGCCCCGCTGCCCCTCGCTACACCGAGGCGCGCCTGCACGCGACCGCCCTCGCGATGACGGAGAACCTCGACGAGGACGTCGTCGACTTCGTGCCCAACTACGACAACCAGCTGACCCAGCCCTCCGTGCTGCCTGCCGCGTTCCCGAACCTGCTGGTCAACGGCGCCTCGGGCATCGCCGTCGGCATGGCGACCAACATGGCGCCGCACAACCTCATCGAGGTCATCGGCGCCGCACGCCATCTGCTGCAGCATCCGAGCGCGACCCTCGAAGACCTGATGGAGTTTGTGCCCGGCCCCGACCTGCCGACCGGCGGCACGATCAGCGGCCTCGACGGTATCAAGGACGCGTACGCGAACGGCCGCGGCGCCTTCAAGACCCGAGCCCGCGTCACCGTCGAGTCGATCTCGGCCCGCAAGCAGGGTCTCATCGTCACCGAACTGCCGTATATGGTCGGCGCCGAGAAGGTCATCGAGAAGATCAAGGACGGCGTCGGGTCGAAGAAGCTGAACGGCATCTCCGACGTGACCGACCTCACCGATCGCAAGCACGGCCTGCGACTCGTCATCGGCATCAAGACCGGCTTCAGCCCCGAAGCCGTGCTCGAGCAGCTCTACCGCTTCACCCCGCTCGAGGACTCGTTCAACATCAACAACGTCGCACTCGTCGATGGCGGCCCCCGCACGCTCGGCCTCAAGGAGCTGCTGCAGGTCTACGTCGACCACCGTCTCTCGGTGGTCACCCGCCGCAGCCGCTACCGCCTCGCGCGACGCCTCGAGCGACTGCACCTCGTCGAGGGCCTGCTCATCGCGATCCTCGACATCGATGAGGTCATCCAGGTGATCCGCCAGAGCGATGACAGCGAGCAGGCCCGCACGCGCCTCATCGACGTCTTCGACCTCTCCCAGATCCAGGCCGAGTACATCCTCGAGCTGCGCCTGCGCCGCCTGACCAAGTTCAGCCGCATCGAGCTCGAGAAGGAGCAGGAGCAGCTGAAGGCCGAGATCGCCGAGCTCGAGGCGATTCTCGCCGACCCCGCTCGCGTGCGCACCCTTGTCTCCGACGAGCTCGAAGACGTCTCCGACCGCTTTGGCACACCTCGCCGCACCCTGCTCACCGAGGCTCGCGCGAGCGTCGCCATGAGCTCCTCGCGGTCGAAGGTCGCCCCGATCCTCGAGATCGCCGACACCCCGTGCCGGGTTGTGCTGTCGACGACCGGTCGCGCGATCCGCATCGACATCGCCGAAGACCAGGATGTCCGGACGTCGGATGGATCGGCTCTAGCCGCACGCCGCCGCTCGAAGCACGACGCCATCCAGTCATCCCTCGTGACCACGAGTCGCTCGGAAATCGGTGCCGTCACCAATCTCGGACGTCTCATCAGGTTCACCGCGGTGGACCTCCCCAACGTGCCGGGCAACTCGATCCAGCTGGGGGCGGGCGCACGCATCAGCGACTACCTCGCCCTCGCGAACAAGAAGGAGCGCGTGCTCGGCCTTGTGGCGCTCGACGGCGACTCCCCCATCGCGCTCGGCACCCGCCAGGGCGTCGTGAAGCGACTCGCGATGGGCGGCTTCCCCTCGAAGCCCGACTTCGAGGTCATCGCCCTCAAGCCCGGCGACGAGGTCGTGGGCGTGAGCCAGGGCGCCGATTCTGCCGAACTCGTCTTCATCACCTCCGACGCGCAGCTGCTGCACTTCTCGGCGGGCGCGGTGCGCCCGCAGGGAGCCTCGGCCGGCGGCATGGCGGGCATCAACCTCGGCGCGAAGGCCGCCGTGGTCTTCTTCGGTGCACTCGACCCGGAAGCGGAGAACATCGTCGCGACGGTGTCCTCATCGACGGAGACCATCGCAGGCGTCGATCCCGGTCGCGCGAAAGTCTCGGCGCTCGGCGAGTTCCCCGGCAAGGGGCGAGCGACCGGCGGTGTGCGGGCACACAGCTTCCTCAAGGGCGAAGATGTGCTCGCACTGGCCTGGGCCGGGCCTGCACCCGCGCTCGCGGTCGGCACGGACGGCTCGGCGCGCACCCTGCCGGAGTCGGGCGCGAAGCGCGATGCATCCGGAACCGTGCTCGACGGCGTGATCGGGTCGATCGGCGTCAGCCTGTAG
- a CDS encoding DUF4193 domain-containing protein encodes MATDYDAPRKTDDDTESIEALKERVPDKMSGSVGDDDADNPGSFELEGGDLSDLDLDVVVLPPQADEFTCVSCFLVKHRSQIDHQSKLGPICLECAA; translated from the coding sequence ATGGCAACCGATTACGACGCACCCCGAAAGACCGACGACGACACTGAGTCGATCGAGGCTCTGAAGGAGCGCGTTCCGGACAAAATGTCGGGTTCCGTCGGAGACGACGACGCCGACAACCCCGGCAGCTTCGAACTCGAAGGCGGAGACCTCTCCGACCTCGATCTCGATGTTGTCGTCCTGCCCCCGCAGGCTGACGAGTTCACGTGTGTGAGCTGCTTCCTCGTGAAGCACCGCTCGCAGATCGATCACCAGTCCAAGCTCGGGCCGATTTGCCTGGAGTGCGCGGCCTAA
- a CDS encoding DUF3093 domain-containing protein, translating into MTTYRERLWPAPWLFLATALVLPATLLVFVPINFTVGVVVAVVFYVGICLAMVLSAPSVEVTETHFIAGRARLPLTAAGEAVAFEGAEATLERGQRLDARAWLVLRGWIAPVVRVEVTDPEDPAPYWLVSSRHPDKIVEALASYRNAATN; encoded by the coding sequence ATGACGACTTATCGGGAACGCCTGTGGCCAGCACCCTGGCTCTTTCTTGCGACGGCCCTTGTGCTCCCCGCCACCCTGCTCGTGTTCGTTCCGATCAACTTCACCGTCGGTGTCGTCGTGGCGGTCGTGTTCTATGTCGGCATCTGCCTCGCGATGGTGCTGAGCGCACCGAGCGTAGAGGTCACCGAGACGCACTTCATCGCGGGCCGCGCGCGCCTTCCGCTGACAGCCGCCGGCGAGGCCGTTGCGTTCGAGGGCGCGGAGGCTACCCTCGAGCGTGGGCAGCGTCTCGACGCTCGCGCGTGGCTTGTGCTGCGCGGCTGGATCGCTCCCGTGGTGCGTGTCGAGGTCACCGACCCCGAGGATCCCGCACCGTACTGGCTCGTGTCGTCGCGTCATCCCGACAAAATCGTCGAGGCTCTCGCCTCGTATCGGAACGCCGCGACGAACTGA
- the dut gene encoding dUTP diphosphatase, protein MSKTVEVLISAAGIPAYAHPGDAGADLVASEAVELAPGQRAVVGTGVSIALPDGYAAFVMPRSGLAAKHGITLVNAPGTVDAGYRGEIRVTMLNTDTSVAYSVAVGDRIAQLVIMPVVRARFIPVETLPGSARGESGFGSTGYSSPDSGVQK, encoded by the coding sequence GTGTCGAAAACCGTTGAGGTCCTCATTTCAGCTGCGGGAATCCCCGCGTATGCGCACCCGGGCGACGCCGGAGCCGACCTCGTTGCGAGCGAAGCCGTCGAGCTCGCCCCCGGCCAGCGTGCAGTCGTGGGCACGGGAGTATCGATCGCCCTGCCGGACGGATACGCGGCGTTCGTTATGCCGCGCAGCGGACTCGCAGCAAAGCACGGCATCACGCTGGTGAACGCGCCGGGAACGGTCGATGCCGGTTACCGCGGAGAGATCCGGGTCACCATGCTGAACACCGACACCTCGGTGGCGTATTCTGTGGCGGTCGGCGACCGGATCGCCCAACTCGTCATCATGCCCGTCGTTCGGGCACGGTTCATCCCGGTGGAGACACTGCCGGGCAGTGCACGCGGGGAGTCCGGATTCGGCTCTACCGGCTACAGCTCACCCGATTCAGGAGTACAGAAGTGA
- the acnA gene encoding aconitate hydratase AcnA: protein MSAVNSFGSKDTLTVGSTDYEVYRIDTVEGHDKLPFSLKVLLENLLRTEDGANVTKDQIQALGSWQATAEPDTEIQFSPARVVMQDFTGVPCIVDLATMREAVVELGGDPKKINPLSPAEMVIDHSVIADLFGSENALERNVELEYERNGERYQFLRWGQTAFNDFKVVPPGTGIVHQVNIEYLAQVTFTRTVGGALRAYPDTCVGTDSHTTMVNGLGVLGWGVGGIEAEAAMLGQPVSMLIPKVVGFKLSGAIPTGVTATDVVLTITQMLRKHGVVGKFVEFYGEGVAQVPLANRATIGNMSPEFGSTAAMFPIDDVTLDYLRLTGRSEEQVALVEAYSKLQKLWHDASVEPVFSEYIELDLSTVVPSIAGPKRPQDRVELSRAKEQFVEDLNAYASVDHSKVDAAIEGSFPASDPNGLTPEDEESAHQYSHSSHAPSNVSKPSKVTLDDGSTFTLDHGAVAIAAITSCTNTSNPSVMLAAGLLARNASKKGLKAKPWVKTTLAPGSKVVTDYYAKAGLTEYLEDLGFYTVGYGCTTCIGNSGPLLDEISAAVNDNDLAVTAVLSGNRNFEGRINPDVKMNYLASPPLVIAYALAGSMNFDFEKDALGTDTEGKDVYLADIWPDAAEVQSTIDSSIDTEMFTHEYAGVFDGDARWQNLPTPTGATFEWDAESTYVRKPPYFDGMTMELTPVTSFSGARVLAKLGDSVTTDHISPAGNIKGDTPAGKYLDAHGVARKDYNSYGSRRGNHEIMIRGTFANIRLRNQLLDNVEGGYTRDFTQADAPQSFIYDASQNYQEQGIPLVILGGKEYGSGSSRDWAAKGTSLLGVKAVITESFERIHRSNLIGMGVLPLQFPAGETWESLGLDGTEVISISGVEELNEGRTPKTLHVVAAPSEHSADGKATVEFDAVLRIDTPGEADYYRNGGILQYVLRSLV from the coding sequence ATGTCGGCAGTAAACAGCTTTGGGTCCAAAGACACTCTCACCGTCGGGTCAACCGACTACGAGGTCTACCGCATCGACACCGTCGAGGGCCACGACAAGCTCCCGTTCAGCCTCAAGGTGCTGCTCGAGAACCTGCTGCGTACCGAGGACGGCGCGAACGTCACCAAGGACCAGATCCAGGCCCTCGGATCCTGGCAGGCCACCGCCGAGCCCGACACCGAGATCCAGTTCTCGCCCGCCCGTGTCGTGATGCAGGACTTCACGGGTGTTCCCTGCATCGTCGACCTCGCCACCATGCGTGAGGCAGTTGTCGAGCTCGGGGGAGACCCGAAGAAGATCAACCCGCTCTCGCCCGCCGAGATGGTCATCGACCACTCCGTGATCGCAGACCTGTTCGGCTCCGAGAACGCCCTCGAGCGCAATGTCGAGCTCGAGTACGAGCGCAACGGCGAGCGCTACCAGTTCCTTCGCTGGGGACAGACCGCCTTCAACGACTTCAAGGTCGTGCCGCCCGGAACCGGCATCGTGCACCAGGTCAACATCGAGTACCTGGCCCAGGTCACTTTCACCCGCACCGTGGGCGGCGCGCTCCGTGCTTACCCCGACACCTGCGTCGGCACCGACTCGCACACCACCATGGTCAACGGCCTCGGCGTGCTGGGCTGGGGCGTCGGCGGCATCGAGGCCGAGGCGGCCATGCTCGGCCAGCCCGTTTCCATGCTCATCCCCAAGGTCGTCGGCTTCAAGCTTTCCGGTGCAATCCCGACCGGTGTGACCGCAACGGACGTGGTGCTGACCATCACGCAGATGCTGCGCAAGCACGGCGTCGTCGGCAAGTTCGTCGAGTTCTACGGTGAGGGCGTGGCGCAGGTGCCGCTCGCGAACCGCGCCACCATCGGCAATATGAGCCCCGAGTTCGGCTCGACTGCAGCAATGTTCCCGATCGACGACGTCACCCTCGACTACCTGCGCCTTACCGGCCGCAGCGAGGAGCAGGTCGCACTCGTCGAGGCCTACTCGAAGCTGCAGAAGCTCTGGCACGACGCGAGCGTCGAGCCGGTCTTCTCCGAGTACATCGAACTCGACCTCTCCACCGTGGTCCCCTCCATCGCCGGCCCGAAGCGTCCCCAGGACCGCGTCGAGCTCAGCCGCGCCAAGGAGCAGTTCGTCGAAGACCTGAACGCCTACGCGTCGGTCGACCACTCCAAGGTCGACGCCGCAATAGAGGGCAGCTTCCCGGCCTCCGACCCGAACGGCCTGACCCCCGAGGACGAGGAGAGTGCTCACCAGTACTCGCACTCGAGCCACGCGCCCTCGAACGTCTCGAAGCCATCAAAGGTCACCCTCGACGACGGATCCACGTTCACGCTCGATCACGGTGCCGTGGCGATCGCGGCCATCACGAGCTGCACGAACACCTCCAACCCGAGCGTGATGCTCGCGGCCGGCCTGCTCGCTCGTAACGCCAGCAAGAAGGGCCTGAAGGCCAAGCCGTGGGTCAAGACCACCCTTGCGCCCGGCTCGAAGGTCGTCACCGACTACTACGCCAAGGCCGGACTCACCGAGTACCTCGAAGACCTCGGCTTCTACACGGTCGGCTACGGCTGCACCACCTGTATCGGCAACTCGGGCCCGCTGCTCGACGAGATCTCCGCCGCGGTCAACGACAACGACCTCGCCGTCACTGCCGTTCTGTCCGGTAACCGCAACTTCGAGGGTCGCATCAACCCCGACGTGAAGATGAACTACCTGGCCTCGCCGCCGCTCGTCATCGCCTATGCCCTCGCCGGATCGATGAACTTCGACTTCGAGAAAGACGCCCTTGGCACCGACACGGAGGGCAAGGACGTCTACCTCGCCGACATCTGGCCCGACGCGGCCGAGGTGCAGTCGACCATCGACTCCTCGATCGACACCGAGATGTTCACGCACGAGTACGCGGGAGTCTTCGACGGTGACGCGCGCTGGCAGAACCTGCCGACGCCGACCGGCGCCACCTTCGAGTGGGACGCCGAGTCGACCTACGTGCGCAAGCCCCCGTACTTCGACGGCATGACCATGGAGCTGACCCCGGTCACGAGCTTCTCCGGTGCCCGCGTTCTCGCAAAGCTCGGCGACTCGGTCACAACCGACCACATCAGCCCGGCCGGAAACATCAAGGGCGACACCCCCGCGGGCAAGTACCTCGACGCCCACGGTGTGGCTCGCAAGGACTACAACTCCTACGGATCGCGTCGCGGCAACCACGAGATCATGATCCGTGGAACCTTCGCCAACATCCGCCTGCGCAACCAGCTCCTCGACAACGTCGAGGGCGGCTACACGCGCGACTTCACCCAGGCCGACGCCCCGCAGTCGTTCATCTACGACGCCTCGCAGAACTACCAGGAGCAGGGCATCCCGCTCGTCATCCTCGGTGGCAAGGAGTACGGCTCGGGTTCGTCCCGTGACTGGGCTGCGAAGGGAACCTCGCTGCTCGGCGTCAAGGCCGTCATTACCGAGAGCTTTGAGCGTATCCACCGTTCAAACCTCA
- the sepH gene encoding septation protein SepH yields the protein MQDLRVIGVENGALLVASDDGQRYRIPIDEVLQSKLRQSQPEPGAGRKLSPREIQAHIRAGMSAQDVSSITGVPIDYIQRFEGPVLAEREFVVETALGVRVHTALETDPLVQGATFGSAIRERLHGLGAINERWASWKEQGGGWVVKLSFTADQIDHDARWSFEPRKLALAPLNSEATTLSQQGEAPGGLIPRLRAVSATGREADSSRFDSGAFDASTFERSDMPDAANRFAPSDDELGDDHNQTADLLDALRRRRGEREAASFIEDESNEPGQPTAGIRIVDVPLIDYLPIANDDAPDDGRATSPQPHVAAPAKARKGRTAMPSWDDIVFGARPDDDL from the coding sequence ATGCAGGACCTGAGGGTAATCGGAGTCGAGAACGGAGCGCTGCTCGTAGCCTCTGACGACGGACAGCGCTATCGCATACCGATCGACGAGGTGCTCCAGTCGAAACTGCGGCAGAGCCAGCCGGAACCCGGGGCGGGCCGCAAGCTGTCGCCGCGCGAGATCCAGGCGCACATCCGTGCCGGCATGTCGGCCCAGGATGTCTCGTCCATCACCGGCGTTCCGATCGACTACATCCAGCGCTTCGAAGGCCCGGTGCTCGCCGAGCGCGAGTTCGTCGTCGAGACCGCCCTCGGCGTGCGCGTGCACACCGCACTCGAGACCGACCCGCTCGTTCAGGGCGCGACCTTCGGCTCGGCGATCCGCGAGCGGCTGCACGGCCTCGGCGCGATCAACGAACGCTGGGCGAGCTGGAAGGAGCAGGGTGGCGGCTGGGTCGTCAAGCTGTCCTTCACGGCCGACCAGATCGACCACGACGCGCGCTGGAGCTTCGAGCCGCGCAAGCTTGCCCTCGCACCCCTCAACTCTGAGGCCACCACGCTTTCGCAGCAGGGCGAGGCTCCCGGTGGGCTCATCCCCCGCCTGCGCGCCGTGAGTGCGACCGGTCGCGAAGCCGACAGCAGCCGGTTCGACAGCGGAGCATTCGACGCCAGTACTTTTGAACGCAGCGACATGCCCGACGCGGCCAACCGCTTCGCACCCTCAGACGACGAGCTCGGCGACGATCACAACCAGACCGCCGACCTGCTCGACGCCCTGCGCCGCCGCCGGGGCGAGCGCGAGGCCGCATCCTTCATCGAGGACGAGTCGAACGAGCCCGGCCAGCCCACGGCCGGCATCCGCATCGTCGACGTGCCCCTCATCGACTACCTGCCGATCGCGAACGACGATGCTCCGGATGACGGTCGCGCCACGTCACCGCAACCACACGTCGCGGCACCCGCGAAGGCGCGCAAGGGTCGAACGGCAATGCCCAGCTGGGACGACATCGTGTTCGGTGCACGTCCCGACGACGACCTGTAG